A genomic segment from Nocardia cyriacigeorgica GUH-2 encodes:
- a CDS encoding ribonuclease H family protein, producing the protein MIIVSTDGSCLRNPGGAIGWAWVNHQGPSDSGGAASGTNQIAELRALLEAVLAHPGDEPLLIESDSLYAIKCASEWIAGWRRNGWRTSTGAPVKNAELIQQIDRAIASRPGPVRFRWVRGHVGNYFNEQADTLAGQAARRVAADPTAAADPVTVELPALTTTIPAPAVRAEPPVTQEKPATSRKVAKQPAAEALTLF; encoded by the coding sequence ATGATCATCGTGAGCACCGACGGATCCTGCCTGCGTAATCCCGGCGGCGCCATCGGCTGGGCATGGGTCAACCATCAGGGCCCCTCCGATAGCGGGGGAGCCGCGTCGGGCACGAATCAGATCGCGGAACTCCGCGCGCTCCTCGAGGCCGTGCTCGCCCACCCCGGTGACGAACCGCTGCTGATCGAAAGCGACTCGCTCTACGCCATCAAATGCGCCTCGGAGTGGATCGCGGGCTGGCGCCGCAACGGCTGGCGCACCTCCACCGGCGCCCCGGTCAAGAATGCCGAGCTCATCCAGCAGATCGATCGAGCCATCGCCTCCCGGCCCGGCCCGGTGCGATTCCGCTGGGTGCGCGGACATGTCGGCAACTACTTCAACGAACAGGCCGACACGCTGGCCGGGCAGGCCGCCCGCCGCGTCGCCGCCGACCCTACCGCCGCTGCCGACCCGGTGACCGTCGAGTTGCCCGCGCTGACGACCACCATCCCCGCCCCGGCCGTACGCGCGGAACCGCCTGTGACACAAGAAAAGCCGGCCACTTCGCGAAAAGTCGCGAAGCAGCCGGCCGCAGAGGCTTTGACGCTGTTCTAG
- the lhgO gene encoding L-2-hydroxyglutarate oxidase, whose protein sequence is MYDFCVIGGGIVGVATAYRILRRAPGASVVLVEKAEALGIHQTGHNSGVIHSGIYYAPGSLKARLCREGARATKEFAAANGIAFSECGKLLVATDGAERERMLALYERSRVNGVDVELLDAGELARREPRVSGVGALFVPDTGIVDYRRITAALAGQVRAAGGRIVLGARVDDVTETDAGVTVSGPAGSWTAKALVACAGLQADRVARMAGLRIDTRIVPFRGEYYQLPASRAGLVSTLIYPIPDPELPFLGVHLSPTIDGDLTVGPNAVLGLSREGYRKGSVDLRDAREILGYPGMHRVALANVRTGLRELRNSLFKRGYLAECRRYCPELTMDDLRPREAGIRAQAVARDGTLIHDFLVERTARMVHVLNAPSPAATSALPIADHIVDRLGLPADQATGR, encoded by the coding sequence ATGTACGACTTCTGTGTGATCGGGGGCGGGATTGTCGGGGTGGCTACCGCGTATCGGATTCTGCGGCGGGCGCCGGGGGCGAGTGTGGTGTTGGTGGAGAAGGCCGAGGCGCTCGGAATCCATCAGACCGGGCATAACAGTGGGGTCATTCATTCCGGGATCTACTATGCGCCGGGCAGTTTGAAGGCGAGGTTGTGCCGGGAGGGGGCTCGGGCTACGAAGGAGTTCGCGGCGGCGAACGGGATCGCGTTCTCCGAGTGCGGGAAGCTGCTGGTGGCGACCGATGGGGCCGAGCGGGAGCGGATGCTGGCGCTGTATGAGCGGTCGCGGGTGAACGGGGTGGATGTCGAGTTGCTCGATGCCGGCGAGCTGGCGCGGCGGGAGCCGCGGGTGAGCGGGGTGGGGGCGTTGTTCGTCCCCGATACCGGGATCGTGGACTACCGGCGGATCACCGCCGCGCTGGCCGGGCAGGTGCGCGCGGCGGGCGGGCGGATCGTGCTCGGGGCGCGGGTCGACGACGTCACCGAGACGGATGCGGGTGTCACGGTGTCGGGGCCGGCGGGGAGCTGGACGGCGAAGGCGCTGGTGGCGTGTGCGGGGTTGCAGGCCGATCGGGTGGCCCGGATGGCGGGGTTGCGCATCGATACCCGGATCGTGCCGTTCCGGGGCGAGTATTACCAGTTGCCGGCGTCGCGGGCGGGGCTGGTCAGCACCCTGATCTATCCGATTCCGGATCCGGAGCTGCCGTTCCTGGGCGTGCATCTGAGCCCGACCATCGACGGTGATCTCACGGTGGGGCCGAATGCCGTGCTCGGCCTGTCCCGGGAGGGCTACCGCAAGGGCAGCGTCGATCTGCGCGACGCCCGCGAGATACTCGGCTATCCGGGCATGCACCGGGTGGCGCTGGCCAATGTCCGCACTGGGCTGCGGGAGCTGCGTAATTCCCTGTTCAAGCGCGGCTACCTGGCCGAATGCCGGCGCTACTGCCCGGAGCTGACGATGGACGACCTGCGACCGCGGGAAGCGGGCATTCGCGCCCAGGCGGTGGCCCGGGACGGCACGCTGATCCACGACTTCCTGGTCGAGCGCACGGCGCGGATGGTGCATGTGCTGAACGCGCCGTCGCCGGCGGCGACCTCGGCGCTGCCCATCGCCGATCACATCGTCGACCGGCTCGGCCTGCCCGCCGACCAAGCAACCGGCCGGTAG
- a CDS encoding SRPBCC family protein — MGRIRYASDVGAPVEVAFTYTDNHLFVPDWMFGVAEFEPSGDADRGLGARFRTYARLLLLRTTLTCEITEYRRNVVIGYTLRGRLSGTLTLRFDPLGYGRSVLTSEVDYEPPRGLIGRLLARPIESGVRSALRRTESRLRREIEQFHGTDLVGRIA, encoded by the coding sequence ATGGGCCGCATCAGATATGCCAGCGACGTCGGCGCACCGGTCGAGGTGGCGTTCACCTACACGGACAATCACCTGTTCGTACCGGACTGGATGTTCGGCGTCGCCGAGTTCGAACCCAGCGGCGACGCCGACCGCGGACTCGGCGCGCGCTTTCGCACCTACGCCCGCCTGCTCCTCCTGCGCACCACGCTCACCTGCGAGATCACCGAGTACCGGCGCAATGTCGTGATCGGGTATACCCTGCGTGGACGTCTATCCGGAACTCTGACACTGCGATTCGATCCGCTGGGCTACGGGCGCTCGGTGCTCACCTCGGAGGTCGACTACGAGCCGCCGCGTGGCCTCATCGGCCGCCTGCTCGCCCGGCCGATCGAATCCGGTGTCCGTTCGGCCCTGCGCCGCACGGAGTCCCGGCTGCGAAGGGAGATAGAGCAATTCCACGGTACCGATCTTGTCGGCCGGATTGCGTAG